From a region of the Acinetobacter larvae genome:
- a CDS encoding PA1571 family protein — protein MQLSDKITTRSIQHFTQSPRKNNTCVMLDDNGQETHITKAMVVSICQQLLKQCRNIKS, from the coding sequence ATGCAATTAAGCGATAAAATTACTACACGTAGTATCCAACACTTTACGCAATCACCGCGTAAAAATAATACATGTGTTATGTTGGATGATAATGGTCAGGAAACACATATAACCAAAGCGATGGTTGTTTCTATCTGCCAGCAACTTCTTAAACAATGTCGTAATATTAAAAGCTAA
- the mreD gene encoding rod shape-determining protein MreD — protein sequence MLIAKKLSGHKPQRDPLFVIIVSIIIASVLVVYPLSYAIAGWRPLFMFVVMLFWILCQPTWCGVWFSFTIGIYADLLLDAPLGMNALSYVMIAFIIRYLIREKRVLTFNNLWVIVMIAIAAHLLLTLLMQAMAGMNFSITRHWQPLLSSILLWPLVYYCLKRWRI from the coding sequence ATGCTGATCGCTAAAAAATTATCAGGACATAAACCACAACGCGATCCACTCTTCGTTATTATTGTCAGTATTATTATTGCCTCAGTATTGGTGGTCTATCCTTTATCTTATGCTATCGCAGGATGGCGACCGCTGTTTATGTTTGTGGTGATGTTATTCTGGATTTTGTGTCAGCCGACATGGTGTGGGGTGTGGTTTTCATTTACGATTGGTATTTATGCAGATCTCTTGCTAGATGCACCCTTGGGAATGAATGCTTTAAGCTATGTGATGATTGCATTTATTATCCGTTATCTCATTCGTGAAAAACGCGTCCTCACCTTTAATAATCTATGGGTAATCGTCATGATTGCCATTGCTGCGCATTTATTATTGACACTACTGATGCAAGCTATGGCCGGCATGAACTTTTCTATTACGCGTCATTGGCAGCCGTTGTTGAGTAGTATTTTACTTTGGCCGCTGGTGTATTATTGCCTAAAAAGATGGCGAATTTAA
- the gatB gene encoding Asp-tRNA(Asn)/Glu-tRNA(Gln) amidotransferase subunit GatB, with protein MAEQQSKLIDGWEVVIGLEIHTQLLTQSKIFSGSSTEFGQDPNTQASLVDLAMPGVLPVLNQAVVDLAIRFGLGVDAYIDQASVFARKNYFYPDSPKGYQISQMDRPIVGIGHIDIQLEDGRSKRIGITRAHLEEDAGKSLHEDFVGMTGIDLNRAGTPLLEIVSEPDMRSVEEAVAYVKAIHGLVRWLGISDGNMAEGSFRCDCNVSLRRPGQPFGTRCELKNINSFRFIEKAIQVEIERQMDILESGGKIDQETRLFDANKMETRSMRSKEEANDYRYFPDPDLLPVIISDAQIAAIRAQLPELPTARRQRFMSDYHVTEYDAHVLTLSREIADFFETVVAAAGGAAHAKIAANWVMGEFSAALNKAGLDIQDSPISAQQLGGLVARIIDNTISGKIAKQVFGFMWEAEGQSADDIIQDKGLKQETDSAAIEAIIKDVLAANEKMVEEYKAGKEKAFNGLVGQVMKASRGKANPAQVNQLLKQLLA; from the coding sequence ATGGCTGAACAACAATCCAAATTAATTGATGGTTGGGAAGTAGTCATTGGTTTAGAGATTCATACGCAACTACTCACGCAATCTAAAATCTTTTCAGGTTCTTCGACTGAATTCGGTCAAGACCCCAATACGCAAGCGAGTCTTGTCGATTTAGCCATGCCGGGTGTACTGCCTGTACTCAACCAAGCCGTTGTGGATTTAGCGATTCGTTTTGGTCTAGGTGTAGATGCCTATATTGATCAAGCTTCTGTATTCGCCCGTAAAAACTATTTCTATCCAGACTCACCTAAAGGCTATCAAATCAGTCAAATGGACCGACCAATTGTCGGAATTGGGCACATTGATATTCAATTAGAAGATGGTCGTAGCAAACGTATCGGTATCACCCGTGCGCACTTAGAAGAAGATGCGGGTAAATCGCTACACGAAGACTTTGTAGGCATGACCGGTATCGATTTAAACCGTGCTGGCACCCCGCTTTTAGAAATTGTTTCTGAACCAGATATGCGTTCAGTTGAAGAAGCGGTTGCTTATGTCAAAGCGATCCATGGTTTAGTCCGTTGGTTAGGCATTTCAGACGGGAATATGGCGGAAGGTTCTTTCCGTTGTGACTGTAACGTCTCGCTACGCCGCCCAGGGCAGCCTTTTGGTACCCGTTGCGAGCTCAAAAATATTAACTCTTTCCGTTTCATTGAAAAAGCCATTCAAGTTGAAATTGAAAGACAAATGGATATTTTGGAAAGCGGCGGCAAAATCGACCAAGAAACACGTTTGTTTGATGCCAACAAAATGGAAACGCGCTCCATGCGTTCCAAAGAAGAAGCCAACGATTATCGCTATTTCCCAGACCCTGATCTGCTACCCGTGATTATTTCTGATGCGCAAATTGCAGCAATCCGAGCACAATTGCCAGAACTGCCAACGGCAAGACGACAACGTTTTATGAGCGATTATCATGTGACTGAATATGATGCGCATGTACTCACATTATCTCGTGAAATTGCTGACTTTTTTGAAACAGTAGTTGCCGCAGCAGGCGGTGCCGCACATGCCAAAATTGCTGCAAACTGGGTAATGGGTGAATTCTCTGCTGCACTCAATAAAGCTGGTCTAGACATTCAAGACAGCCCTATTTCAGCACAACAACTGGGTGGCTTGGTCGCGCGTATAATCGACAATACCATTAGTGGTAAGATCGCAAAACAAGTTTTTGGCTTTATGTGGGAAGCTGAAGGGCAATCAGCGGATGATATTATTCAAGACAAAGGCTTAAAACAAGAAACCGATAGCGCTGCGATTGAAGCCATCATTAAAGACGTACTTGCTGCCAATGAAAAAATGGTTGAAGAATATAAAGCAGGTAAAGAAAAAGCCTTTAATGGTTTGGTTGGACAAGTCATGAAAGCTTCACGTGGTAAAGCGAACCCAGCGCAAGTCAATCAATTGTTAAAACAATTATTGGCATAA
- the gatC gene encoding Asp-tRNA(Asn)/Glu-tRNA(Gln) amidotransferase subunit GatC, translating into MSTSDAQHSAQLNAETVSNIAGLARLSLNDLQSAEYAQSLNKILEMMESLKAIDTEQVEPLKSPFDHAQPQRADIVTETNHRDEYQAIAPAVQDGLYLVPRVIE; encoded by the coding sequence ATGTCAACATCAGATGCACAGCATTCTGCGCAGCTTAATGCAGAAACTGTTTCAAATATTGCTGGACTGGCACGCTTATCACTGAATGATTTGCAATCTGCCGAATATGCTCAAAGCTTAAACAAAATCTTAGAGATGATGGAAAGCTTGAAAGCAATTGATACCGAACAGGTTGAACCTTTAAAAAGCCCGTTTGACCATGCTCAACCGCAACGCGCCGATATCGTAACCGAAACCAATCATCGTGACGAATATCAAGCAATTGCACCCGCTGTTCAAGATGGTTTATATCTCGTTCCTCGCGTAATTGAATGA
- a CDS encoding phosphoadenylyl-sulfate reductase gives MTAIPTIDLIDALATEYNDKSPREIMQLALQQQGEVAISFSGAEDVVLIDIAAQLGVPFRVFSLDTGRLHPETYQFLEKVRQHYNINIEICFPNAQAVQDLVQEKGLFSFFNDGHQQCCGIRKVQPLRQKLATLDGWITGQRKDQSPGTRQNIPVIELDLAMSGENKNLIKYNPLANWTSREVWDYIRLMEIPYNALHEKGFISIGCEPCTRPVLPNQHEREGRWWWEEATHKECGLHAGNLQSSK, from the coding sequence ATGACCGCTATCCCAACGATTGATCTGATTGATGCACTCGCAACAGAATATAACGACAAGTCTCCGCGAGAAATTATGCAATTAGCCCTACAGCAACAAGGTGAAGTGGCAATTTCATTTTCAGGTGCTGAAGATGTTGTCCTCATTGATATCGCTGCGCAACTCGGTGTACCCTTTCGTGTCTTTAGTCTTGATACTGGTCGACTACACCCTGAAACATATCAATTTTTAGAGAAAGTCCGTCAACACTACAACATCAACATCGAAATTTGCTTCCCAAATGCTCAAGCCGTACAAGATTTAGTACAAGAAAAAGGTTTATTTAGTTTTTTTAACGACGGACATCAGCAATGTTGTGGCATACGCAAAGTACAACCACTTCGTCAGAAATTAGCAACACTCGATGGTTGGATTACAGGGCAGCGTAAAGATCAAAGCCCAGGGACCCGACAGAATATTCCAGTTATTGAATTAGACCTTGCTATGTCTGGTGAGAATAAAAACTTAATTAAATACAACCCACTAGCAAATTGGACCAGTCGTGAAGTTTGGGATTATATTCGTTTAATGGAAATTCCATACAATGCGCTACATGAGAAAGGCTTTATTTCTATAGGTTGTGAGCCATGTACTCGTCCGGTACTCCCCAATCAACATGAACGTGAAGGACGCTGGTGGTGGGAAGAAGCAACACATAAAGAATGTGGACTACATGCAGGCAATTTACAATCTTCTAAATAA
- the gatA gene encoding Asp-tRNA(Asn)/Glu-tRNA(Gln) amidotransferase subunit GatA — MTDLHRLSIREMSEGLQKAQFSSRELTQHYLDRIAKIDPQVKAYISVCSELALAEADAADTLRKNDQAGQLTGIPLAHKDIFCTKGIKTSAGSKMLDNFISPYDATVVEKTKAAGLVTLGKVNMDEFAMGSTSESSYYGATRNPWNLEHVPGGSSGGSAAVIAADLAPLATGTDTGGSIRQPASFCGLTGLKPTYGRVSRFGIVAFASSLDQAGPMARSAEDCAYLMNVMAGHDDKDSTSMEVPVDDYVAQLNSTQLKGLRIGIPKQYFSVDGLAADVKARTEQALQQLKDLGAELIEIDLSMIDSYVPTYYLIAPAEASSNLSRYDGVRYGYRCDNPVDLKDLYERSRSEAFGAEVQRRILIGTYALSAGYYDAYYVKAQKVRRLIQQDFLKAFENVDVIAAPAAPTTAYKLGASLDPVAMYLGDIYTIAVNLAGLPAINAPVGFDAQQLPVGLQLIGNYWQEAQLLSVVHQYQQSTDWHTQRPAIAEENA; from the coding sequence ATGACTGATTTACATCGCCTCTCTATTCGTGAAATGTCAGAAGGATTGCAAAAAGCACAATTTTCTTCACGCGAATTGACGCAACATTATTTAGACCGTATTGCTAAAATAGATCCACAAGTCAAAGCCTATATTAGCGTTTGCTCAGAACTTGCATTAGCCGAAGCAGATGCAGCAGATACCCTACGCAAAAATGACCAAGCTGGTCAATTAACTGGTATTCCGCTGGCACATAAAGATATTTTCTGCACCAAGGGCATCAAAACCTCTGCTGGCTCGAAAATGCTCGACAACTTTATCTCCCCTTACGATGCAACTGTGGTTGAAAAAACCAAAGCTGCCGGTCTTGTGACACTGGGTAAAGTCAATATGGATGAGTTCGCTATGGGCTCAACCTCAGAAAGTTCTTATTATGGCGCAACGCGTAACCCTTGGAACTTAGAACATGTTCCTGGTGGTTCTTCAGGTGGCTCTGCTGCCGTGATTGCAGCAGATCTGGCACCTTTGGCCACAGGTACAGATACCGGTGGGTCTATCCGTCAACCAGCATCATTCTGTGGTTTAACTGGATTAAAACCAACTTATGGTCGTGTTTCACGTTTTGGAATCGTGGCCTTTGCATCATCACTCGACCAAGCTGGTCCAATGGCGCGCTCAGCAGAAGACTGCGCATATTTGATGAACGTGATGGCAGGTCATGATGACAAAGATTCAACCTCTATGGAGGTGCCTGTTGATGACTACGTCGCGCAGCTAAACTCTACTCAGCTAAAAGGCTTGCGTATTGGTATTCCAAAACAATATTTTAGTGTTGATGGTCTTGCAGCCGACGTAAAAGCGCGTACAGAACAAGCCTTACAACAATTAAAAGATTTGGGTGCAGAACTCATCGAAATCGACCTTAGCATGATTGACAGCTACGTACCGACTTATTATCTGATTGCGCCCGCTGAAGCATCTTCCAACTTGTCACGTTATGATGGTGTTCGTTATGGCTATCGTTGTGACAATCCTGTGGATTTAAAAGATTTATATGAACGTTCACGTTCAGAAGCTTTTGGTGCCGAAGTACAACGCCGTATCTTAATTGGGACCTATGCCCTGTCTGCAGGTTACTATGATGCTTATTATGTCAAAGCGCAGAAAGTTCGTCGTTTGATCCAACAAGATTTCCTCAAAGCATTTGAAAATGTTGATGTGATTGCTGCACCTGCGGCACCAACAACAGCCTATAAACTCGGTGCATCGTTAGACCCAGTAGCAATGTATTTGGGTGACATTTATACCATTGCAGTGAACCTTGCTGGTCTACCAGCGATTAATGCCCCTGTTGGTTTTGATGCACAACAGCTCCCTGTTGGCTTACAACTGATTGGCAATTATTGGCAAGAAGCCCAATTACTTTCTGTTGTACATCAATATCAACAAAGCACCGACTGGCATACACAACGCCCTGCTATTGCCGAGGAGAATGCATAA
- the mreC gene encoding rod shape-determining protein MreC yields MQPNLFSTQPPSFRSFIIAVFVCLVMLFFNWRMPHLIQPARDVLYAAYNPIYALASYPVLSKEWLNQQTKSEVQLRRENTAMRAELLQAQVRLQKLSELSAENTRLRGLLDTPLIIDGRMEIAEVIGTDANPLRHIIVINRGATSQIKVGQTVLDDQGIMGQVISVYPHSSRVMLLSDKEHSLSVRLENSGMRAIVSGTGDLGRLKMEYVPTSAKIKVGDRVFSSGLGQHFPAGYLVGTVSKVMQHTSGEFAQIDVAPAAQLAGGHHVVVLFSDSLAMEQPHADR; encoded by the coding sequence GTGCAACCAAATCTGTTTTCAACTCAACCGCCATCTTTTCGCTCCTTTATCATTGCGGTCTTTGTATGCTTGGTGATGTTATTCTTTAACTGGCGCATGCCGCATTTGATACAGCCGGCAAGAGATGTTTTGTATGCCGCATATAATCCTATTTATGCGCTTGCAAGCTATCCTGTATTGTCAAAAGAATGGCTTAATCAACAAACTAAGTCTGAAGTGCAGTTACGTCGGGAAAATACGGCTATGCGTGCTGAGCTGTTACAAGCTCAGGTACGTCTACAGAAATTATCCGAGCTTTCAGCAGAAAATACCCGTTTAAGAGGTTTGCTCGATACACCTTTAATTATTGATGGACGTATGGAAATAGCGGAAGTGATCGGTACCGATGCCAATCCTCTACGTCATATTATTGTCATTAACCGTGGTGCAACCAGCCAGATTAAAGTCGGGCAAACTGTATTAGATGATCAAGGGATTATGGGGCAGGTGATTAGTGTTTATCCACATAGTAGCCGCGTCATGCTACTGTCAGATAAAGAACACTCTTTGTCAGTCCGCTTGGAGAACTCGGGCATGCGCGCCATTGTATCGGGTACCGGTGATTTAGGGCGCTTAAAAATGGAATATGTCCCGACAAGTGCAAAAATAAAAGTCGGTGATCGTGTATTTAGTTCTGGTTTAGGGCAACATTTTCCCGCAGGTTATTTGGTGGGGACGGTTTCAAAAGTGATGCAACACACCTCAGGTGAATTTGCACAAATTGATGTCGCACCAGCAGCTCAGCTAGCCGGTGGTCATCATGTGGTTGTGCTGTTTTCAGATTCTCTTGCGATGGAGCAACCTCATGCTGATCGCTAA
- the rng gene encoding ribonuclease G: MSEELLINVTPMECRVALIENGTANELFVERTVKRGLVGNIYKGKVVRVLPGMQAAFVDIGLSRTAFLHINDMVWPRNQPTPNVFELLQPGQILTVQVMKDMLGTKGARLTTDLSIPSRYLVLMPFGSYIGVSQRIEQEEERERLRNIIESIQAEHQLPGSVIVRTAAEGVEDAALAQDMAYLNKLWEYIQRKQSSVLVPSLIFEELPLPQRVIRDLANENTTKIYVDSREIHGKLKDFVDEFVPTMQDRLLHYPGERPIFDLYNVEEDIQKALQTRVALKSGGYLMIDQTEAMTTFDVNTGSYVGGRTLEDTVFKTNMEATQVIARQLRLRNLGGIIIIDFIDMQEAVHREEVMGQFEKMLERDHAKTKITQVSELGLVEMTRKRTRESLEHLLCESCPTCQGRGYVKTAETVCYEIFREILRYARAFQSQSSFTVIAHPAVIDRLLTAEAPAVADLEHFIHRVIKFQVENLYTQEQYDVILS, from the coding sequence ATGTCTGAAGAGCTGCTGATTAACGTCACACCCATGGAATGTCGTGTTGCCTTAATTGAAAATGGTACTGCCAATGAGTTATTCGTTGAGCGTACAGTCAAACGCGGATTGGTTGGTAATATTTACAAAGGTAAGGTGGTGCGTGTTTTACCGGGTATGCAAGCCGCTTTTGTTGATATTGGTCTGTCACGTACAGCTTTTCTGCATATTAATGATATGGTTTGGCCACGTAATCAACCCACGCCCAATGTATTTGAACTTTTACAACCAGGACAAATACTCACAGTTCAAGTGATGAAGGATATGTTAGGCACCAAAGGTGCTCGCTTGACGACAGATTTATCCATTCCTTCTCGCTATCTGGTGTTAATGCCATTTGGAAGTTATATTGGCGTCTCTCAACGTATTGAACAAGAAGAAGAGCGTGAAAGACTGCGCAATATTATCGAGTCTATTCAAGCAGAGCATCAGCTTCCAGGTAGTGTCATTGTCCGTACGGCAGCTGAAGGCGTCGAAGATGCAGCATTGGCGCAAGATATGGCATATCTCAATAAGCTTTGGGAATATATTCAGCGTAAACAAAGTAGTGTATTGGTTCCATCTCTGATATTTGAAGAATTACCTTTGCCGCAGCGGGTTATTCGTGATTTGGCTAATGAGAATACAACAAAAATTTATGTAGATTCACGGGAAATTCACGGGAAATTAAAAGATTTTGTCGATGAATTTGTGCCGACGATGCAAGATCGATTATTGCATTATCCTGGCGAACGTCCGATCTTTGATCTGTACAATGTTGAAGAAGATATTCAAAAAGCCTTGCAAACGCGTGTGGCTCTTAAATCAGGTGGTTATCTGATGATTGACCAAACTGAGGCGATGACAACATTCGATGTCAATACTGGATCTTATGTGGGAGGGCGAACACTGGAAGATACGGTATTTAAGACCAACATGGAAGCAACCCAAGTGATTGCGCGCCAGTTACGATTACGTAATTTAGGCGGCATTATTATTATTGACTTCATTGATATGCAAGAAGCGGTACATCGTGAAGAAGTCATGGGGCAATTTGAAAAAATGTTGGAACGCGATCATGCCAAAACCAAAATTACCCAAGTTTCTGAATTGGGTCTGGTTGAAATGACGCGAAAAAGAACCCGAGAATCACTGGAGCATTTGCTTTGTGAGTCCTGTCCTACTTGCCAAGGGCGAGGCTATGTGAAGACCGCAGAGACAGTGTGTTACGAAATTTTTCGAGAGATTCTACGCTATGCCCGAGCTTTTCAATCCCAGAGTAGCTTTACTGTTATTGCCCATCCGGCAGTCATCGATCGCTTGCTAACAGCCGAAGCACCAGCAGTCGCTGATTTAGAACATTTTATTCATCGCGTTATAAAATTTCAGGTGGAAAATCTCTATACGCAAGAGCAATATGATGTCATTTTAAGTTGA
- a CDS encoding Maf family nucleotide pyrophosphatase, with the protein MANLILASSSPRRQQLLQQLGLVFSCYSPEIDESVLPHENASQYVLRLAQLKAQTVSQNFPADTIIAADTCIALDGQIITKPQNKQHAFQIWSALSGRQHQVLTAICVRKQQKVLSQVVQTQVEFQRLSVQDMEYYWATGEAQDKAGAYAIQGIAAQYIVAITGSYSNVVGLPLHETMQLLKALDT; encoded by the coding sequence ATGGCGAATTTAATTTTAGCTTCAAGCTCGCCCAGACGGCAGCAGCTGTTACAACAGCTGGGCTTGGTATTTAGCTGCTATAGCCCAGAAATTGATGAGTCTGTGTTGCCACACGAAAACGCCTCACAATATGTGTTACGTCTAGCGCAGCTAAAAGCGCAAACTGTCAGCCAAAATTTCCCTGCCGATACGATTATTGCGGCAGATACCTGCATTGCTTTAGATGGTCAAATTATAACTAAGCCACAAAATAAGCAACATGCATTCCAAATTTGGTCGGCATTATCGGGTCGGCAACATCAAGTTCTCACAGCTATTTGTGTGAGAAAACAACAAAAAGTGCTGAGCCAAGTGGTACAGACACAGGTTGAGTTTCAACGCTTGAGCGTGCAAGATATGGAATATTACTGGGCGACAGGTGAAGCACAAGATAAAGCAGGTGCTTATGCGATTCAAGGGATTGCCGCACAGTATATTGTTGCTATAACAGGCAGTTATAGTAATGTAGTAGGATTGCCATTACACGAGACGATGCAGTTATTAAAAGCGCTAGATACTTAG
- a CDS encoding WS/DGAT/MGAT family O-acyltransferase gives MRPLHPIDFIFLSLEKRQQPMHVGGLFLFKIPDHAPATFIQDLVMDIRNSQSIPVPPFNNRLNGLFWDEDSEFDIDHHFRHIALPQPGRIRELLTYISQEHSSLIDRAKPLWTCHIIEGIEDNRFAMYFKIHHAMVDGVAAMRLIEKSLSNDPKDKRIVPPWCVASHRSKRLQLSKISRMKGVLSSIKEHAAAVPKATQELYQTIFKDSKNPDHVSTFQAPSSILNQRVSASRRFAAQSFDLDRFKKISKALGVTINDVILAVCSGALRQYLISHDALPEKPLVAMVPASIRNDDSDLSNRITMILANLGTNQNHPLARLEMIKRSVQSAKQRFNRMSSEEILNYSACVYGPSGLNVLLGAFPKHQAFNIVISNVPGPKEPLYWNGAQLDALYPSSIVLDGQALNITMTSYLNKLEVGLIGCRKTLPKMQSLLIHLEEEITQFEQLITEKQKLLLESPDSTIEFKKRA, from the coding sequence ATGCGCCCATTACACCCGATTGATTTTATTTTTCTCTCACTCGAGAAAAGACAACAACCGATGCATGTTGGTGGATTATTTTTATTTAAAATACCGGATCATGCGCCAGCAACGTTTATCCAAGATCTGGTGATGGATATTCGTAATTCACAATCTATCCCCGTTCCCCCCTTCAATAACCGTCTCAACGGCTTATTTTGGGATGAGGATAGTGAATTTGATATAGACCATCACTTCAGACATATCGCTTTACCACAGCCGGGTCGTATTCGGGAATTGCTGACCTACATTTCTCAAGAACACAGCAGTTTAATTGACCGTGCTAAACCACTCTGGACCTGTCATATTATTGAAGGTATTGAAGATAATCGTTTTGCAATGTACTTCAAAATTCACCATGCAATGGTGGATGGTGTCGCAGCAATGCGGCTTATTGAAAAATCCCTATCTAATGACCCTAAAGATAAACGTATAGTGCCACCATGGTGTGTCGCCAGTCATCGCAGCAAACGCTTACAACTGAGCAAAATCAGCCGAATGAAAGGCGTTTTAAGTAGTATCAAAGAACATGCTGCAGCTGTTCCAAAAGCAACACAAGAGCTCTATCAAACAATTTTTAAAGACAGTAAAAATCCAGATCATGTTTCAACCTTTCAAGCACCGAGCAGTATCTTAAATCAACGTGTCAGCGCATCACGCCGTTTTGCAGCGCAGTCCTTTGATTTAGACCGCTTTAAAAAAATCTCTAAAGCGCTCGGTGTTACCATCAATGATGTGATCCTAGCCGTCTGTTCTGGTGCACTGCGTCAATATTTAATCAGTCATGATGCCTTGCCAGAAAAACCATTGGTTGCCATGGTTCCCGCATCAATACGTAATGATGATTCTGATTTGAGTAATCGAATTACTATGATATTGGCAAATCTTGGAACCAATCAAAATCATCCACTCGCACGCTTAGAAATGATTAAACGTAGCGTACAAAGTGCAAAACAACGTTTTAATCGGATGAGCAGTGAAGAGATTTTAAACTATAGTGCCTGTGTTTATGGTCCATCTGGTTTAAATGTTTTGTTAGGTGCATTTCCTAAACATCAAGCTTTTAATATTGTCATCTCGAATGTTCCAGGGCCTAAAGAACCCTTATACTGGAATGGAGCACAACTCGATGCATTATATCCTTCTTCTATTGTATTAGATGGGCAAGCATTGAATATCACCATGACAAGCTATTTAAATAAGCTTGAAGTAGGTTTAATTGGTTGTCGTAAAACCTTACCCAAAATGCAGAGTTTGTTAATTCATCTTGAAGAAGAAATCACTCAGTTTGAACAGCTCATTACTGAAAAACAGAAACTTCTTTTAGAATCACCAGATTCAACTATTGAGTTTAAAAAACGCGCTTAG
- a CDS encoding rod shape-determining protein codes for MILKRLIGLFSPDLAIDLGTANTLIYAPGRGIILNEPTVVAIRHSGSQKIVAAVGLDAKQMLGRTPANISAIRPMKDGVIADFEVTETMLNQFIGKVHEKRLFPPAPRVVVCVPCKSTLVERRAIREAVFNAGARDVRLIEEPMAAAIGAGMPVEQACGSMVVDVGGGTTEIAIISLQGCVYADSLRIGGDVFDEQIINYVRKAHGCVIGETTAEIIKKEVGMAISDDTVLEIEVRGRNLAEGVPRAITVTSEEVTQAITDPLQSIVSAVKSALEQTPPELSSDIAERGIVLTGGGALLRNLDKLLSKETGLPVVVAEDPLTCVTRGGGKVLEFFDNPNHDMLFVG; via the coding sequence GTGATTCTAAAACGACTAATTGGCTTGTTTTCACCAGATCTTGCCATCGATCTAGGTACAGCAAATACTCTTATTTATGCTCCAGGACGGGGTATCATCTTGAATGAACCAACAGTTGTGGCGATTCGTCACAGTGGTTCGCAAAAAATTGTTGCTGCCGTAGGCTTGGACGCTAAGCAAATGCTTGGTCGGACACCTGCCAATATCTCAGCAATTCGTCCAATGAAGGATGGGGTGATTGCTGATTTTGAAGTAACTGAAACTATGTTGAACCAATTTATTGGAAAAGTACACGAAAAACGTCTTTTTCCACCTGCACCACGGGTCGTGGTATGCGTACCATGCAAATCTACTTTGGTTGAGCGTCGTGCCATTCGCGAGGCAGTTTTTAATGCGGGTGCGCGTGATGTCCGTCTTATTGAAGAACCAATGGCTGCTGCGATTGGTGCGGGGATGCCTGTAGAGCAAGCATGTGGCTCTATGGTGGTTGATGTGGGCGGTGGTACCACAGAAATTGCGATTATTTCCCTACAAGGTTGTGTTTATGCAGATTCATTACGCATCGGTGGGGATGTATTTGATGAGCAAATCATTAACTATGTCCGTAAAGCACATGGTTGTGTTATCGGTGAAACCACTGCTGAAATTATTAAAAAAGAAGTCGGCATGGCAATCTCTGATGACACCGTACTTGAGATTGAAGTACGTGGACGTAATCTTGCTGAGGGGGTGCCTCGCGCCATTACCGTCACCTCAGAAGAAGTCACTCAAGCCATCACTGATCCATTGCAAAGCATCGTCAGCGCTGTCAAATCTGCATTAGAACAAACACCACCTGAATTATCTTCAGATATTGCAGAACGTGGTATTGTTTTGACTGGTGGCGGTGCATTATTGCGTAATCTCGATAAACTACTGTCAAAAGAAACAGGCTTGCCCGTTGTTGTGGCTGAAGATCCACTAACCTGTGTAACACGTGGGGGTGGGAAAGTCTTAGAGTTCTTCGATAATCCTAATCATGATATGCTTTTTGTCGGCTAA